The following proteins are encoded in a genomic region of Haloarcula salinisoli:
- a CDS encoding FG-GAP repeat protein, with amino-acid sequence MSDETGADQMNRRDVLRRGAVVGGGLLATAFAGGSVTAQDSDDHEVGYISHSSYRKLTGAEDVDCVPNVEGWGDRFYVTRVAEDGDSETGVSVELPDQSAGGETTQQYEAYTATADEHVELAGGPSDHGPWKEPCGSWVFVEDDETLETDTVYRVSTESSSEPPDADYEGVTATDSDGDEIGSPMDLVQVSLEQVPPAERWSQVGTLTRGGLDAGFGAATALDGDRAVVGADGEAAAYVYTLTDHGWVMDAKLGDEVDVIGNDVAISGETVLVDAPDDAVEQNDSVCVFTRSDGRWEKQATLGPDDLEADDGFASAFDIDGDTVVVGAPEADGTSEDSDGNVYVFTRSDDSWSQQSKLEDDRTGLEDTAGGLGYDVAIDGDTVVAGAPYTIDYDRGYSDVGGAFVFTRSDETWSQQAFLRSDDGIDGDRQGQSVAIEADTAVVASHDAHKDDAFGDDAGAAWAYSRDDSNWSQQTKLTPDDWAPRSWFGYAISLDGDRLLVGADVYDGLGNDAQGAAYVFTRSGTDWSQLVKLTADDGEPYDKFGSDVALSGDAAFICAEDERGGSAARSGTAYLFQR; translated from the coding sequence ATGTCAGATGAGACGGGAGCGGACCAGATGAACCGGCGTGACGTTCTTCGCAGGGGGGCAGTCGTGGGTGGGGGATTGCTCGCGACCGCGTTTGCGGGCGGGAGCGTCACCGCGCAAGATAGCGACGACCACGAAGTCGGCTACATCAGCCACTCGTCGTATCGGAAACTCACGGGCGCCGAGGACGTCGACTGCGTCCCGAACGTCGAGGGGTGGGGTGACAGGTTCTACGTCACGCGAGTGGCCGAGGACGGCGACAGCGAGACCGGCGTCTCCGTCGAGCTACCCGACCAGTCGGCGGGCGGTGAGACGACCCAACAGTACGAGGCCTACACTGCTACTGCGGACGAACACGTCGAACTCGCCGGGGGCCCCAGCGACCACGGTCCCTGGAAAGAGCCCTGTGGGAGCTGGGTGTTCGTCGAGGACGACGAGACGCTGGAGACGGACACCGTCTACCGCGTGTCGACAGAATCCAGCAGCGAGCCACCGGATGCCGACTACGAGGGCGTCACCGCGACCGACAGCGACGGCGACGAGATCGGCTCGCCGATGGACCTCGTGCAGGTCTCCCTCGAGCAGGTCCCCCCAGCGGAACGGTGGTCACAGGTCGGGACGCTCACCAGAGGTGGGCTGGACGCCGGCTTCGGCGCGGCCACGGCACTGGACGGCGACAGGGCGGTCGTGGGCGCCGACGGGGAGGCCGCTGCGTACGTCTACACCCTCACCGACCACGGCTGGGTCATGGATGCGAAACTCGGTGACGAAGTGGACGTCATCGGGAACGACGTGGCCATCAGCGGCGAGACTGTGCTCGTCGACGCGCCCGACGACGCGGTCGAACAGAACGACTCGGTGTGTGTCTTCACCCGTTCGGACGGGCGCTGGGAGAAACAGGCGACGCTTGGCCCCGACGACCTCGAGGCCGACGACGGGTTCGCCAGCGCGTTCGATATCGACGGCGATACGGTCGTCGTGGGTGCGCCGGAGGCCGACGGGACCAGCGAGGACAGCGATGGCAATGTCTACGTCTTCACCCGCTCGGACGATAGCTGGAGCCAGCAGTCGAAACTCGAAGACGACAGAACCGGCCTGGAGGACACCGCCGGCGGACTGGGCTATGACGTGGCGATAGACGGCGATACCGTCGTCGCCGGCGCCCCGTACACCATCGACTACGACCGCGGCTACAGCGACGTCGGCGGCGCGTTCGTCTTCACCCGCTCGGACGAGACCTGGAGCCAGCAGGCGTTCCTCCGGAGTGACGACGGTATCGACGGTGACCGGCAGGGCCAGTCGGTGGCTATCGAAGCCGACACCGCCGTCGTCGCGAGCCACGACGCACACAAAGACGACGCCTTCGGTGACGACGCCGGCGCCGCGTGGGCCTACAGCCGTGACGACTCGAACTGGAGCCAGCAGACGAAACTCACCCCGGACGACTGGGCGCCCCGCAGCTGGTTCGGCTACGCGATATCGCTCGACGGGGACCGTCTACTCGTCGGCGCGGACGTCTACGACGGGCTGGGCAACGACGCTCAGGGCGCGGCCTACGTCTTCACCCGCTCGGGGACCGACTGGAGCCAGCTGGTGAAACTCACCGCCGACGACGGTGAACCCTACGACAAGTTCGGCTCCGACGTCGCGCTTTCCGGCGACGCCGCGTTCATCTGTGCCGAGGACGAACGGGGCGGAAGCGCCGCCCGATCGGGGACGGCGTATCTCTTCCAGCGGTGA
- a CDS encoding nuclear transport factor 2 family protein, translated as MDARATIHDYYDSLRHGAPLDTFFADDRPDDDAIVKCGVSERLVGSDTVQEGLRDQTASTSDWTVDSRDLRVTQRDAVAWFSDDVGLAWTETDERYEFDTRWSGTLEHRSGDWSFVGMHVSVAAEL; from the coding sequence ATGGACGCCCGGGCCACCATCCACGACTACTACGACTCGCTGCGACACGGGGCGCCACTGGACACCTTCTTCGCGGACGACCGGCCCGACGACGACGCCATCGTGAAGTGTGGCGTCTCCGAGCGGCTGGTCGGCTCCGACACCGTCCAGGAAGGACTGCGCGACCAGACCGCCTCGACGAGCGACTGGACCGTCGACAGCCGGGACCTGCGTGTCACCCAGCGCGACGCCGTCGCCTGGTTCAGCGACGACGTGGGCCTGGCCTGGACGGAAACAGACGAACGGTACGAGTTCGACACCCGGTGGAGTGGCACCCTCGAACACCGCAGCGGCGACTGGTCGTTCGTCGGGATGCACGTCAGCGTCGCGGCGGAACTGTAG
- a CDS encoding zinc-dependent alcohol dehydrogenase family protein, which yields MRAAIYNGPGDITVEEVPRPTIDAPTDAIVRVTHTAICGSDLWFYRGESDREAGSRVGHEPMGIVEEVGEAVTSVEPGDRVFAPFLISCGYCEFCRKGLHTSCVNGDSWGGENGGCQGEYIRATHADGTLVRVPDRHADDEDTLRSVLPLTDVLATGHHAAVSAGVGEGDTCIVVGDGAVGLCGVLAARRLGAERIVAMGHHEDRLSVAEQFGATETVAARGEEAVERATELTYGGANHVLECVGAASAMDTAIEVCRPGGTVGYVGVPHGVDEDGLDVFGLFRGNRTLRGGVAPVRAYAEELLADVLQGTLDPAPIFTKTVDLDGVPEGYRAMDERNAIKVLVTL from the coding sequence ATGCGCGCAGCTATCTACAACGGTCCCGGCGACATCACCGTCGAGGAGGTCCCCCGGCCCACCATCGACGCACCGACCGACGCTATCGTTCGCGTCACGCACACGGCCATCTGTGGCTCGGACCTGTGGTTCTACCGCGGCGAGAGCGACCGCGAGGCGGGCTCTCGGGTCGGCCACGAACCGATGGGTATCGTCGAGGAGGTGGGCGAGGCGGTCACCTCGGTCGAGCCGGGCGACCGCGTCTTCGCCCCGTTTCTCATCAGCTGTGGCTACTGCGAGTTCTGCCGGAAAGGCCTGCACACCTCCTGTGTCAACGGTGACTCCTGGGGCGGCGAGAACGGCGGCTGTCAGGGCGAGTACATCCGGGCGACCCACGCCGACGGGACGCTCGTCAGGGTGCCCGACCGGCACGCCGACGACGAGGACACGCTGCGGTCGGTACTTCCCCTGACCGACGTGCTGGCGACGGGCCATCACGCGGCCGTGAGCGCGGGCGTCGGCGAGGGCGACACCTGTATCGTCGTCGGCGACGGCGCCGTCGGGCTCTGTGGCGTGCTGGCGGCCCGGCGACTGGGCGCCGAGCGAATCGTCGCGATGGGCCACCACGAGGACCGTCTCTCCGTGGCCGAGCAGTTCGGTGCGACGGAGACCGTCGCTGCCCGGGGCGAGGAAGCGGTCGAGCGGGCGACGGAACTCACGTACGGCGGCGCGAACCACGTCCTCGAGTGCGTGGGCGCCGCCTCGGCGATGGACACCGCCATCGAGGTCTGTCGACCCGGCGGAACCGTCGGCTACGTCGGCGTCCCCCACGGCGTCGACGAGGACGGCCTCGACGTGTTCGGGCTCTTCCGCGGGAACCGGACGCTCCGGGGTGGCGTCGCGCCGGTGCGGGCCTACGCCGAGGAGTTGCTCGCCGACGTGTTGCAGGGGACGCTCGATCCGGCTCCTATCTTCACGAAGACCGTCGACCTCGACGGCGTGCCCGAGGGGTACAGAGCGATGGACGAGCGAAACGCCATCAAAGTGCTCGTAACGCTGTGA
- a CDS encoding FAD-dependent oxidoreductase, giving the protein MATTTTVLVVGGGATGTGIARDLALRGVDVTLAERGGISSGTSGRSHGLLHSGARYAEADRVGAEECIAENRILREIAGECIRDTGGLFVQLAEDDADYFDEKRAACEEIGIETELLDGDEARERVPDLSADAERAMWVPDGAIYPSRLCAANAADAEAHGGTIYPHGPLESLTVEDGHVTGAYLGGHVEDTIEPDYVVNAAGAWAGKVAAMAGLDVEMAPSRGVMVSVEYDRLGPVLNRCRDPDDGDIVVPHAKEAVLGTTSVSVSDPDEFEEAEWEVEKSVAECADMLPPVADAPVVRKWWGVRPLYAPDEGEGNRRGISRGFFTLDHADDGVENMTSVVGGKLTTYRQMAEAATDQVCAKLGVDADCATANRQLPGAEDAARLDELVQSYDGQGPTDQDVVGEGE; this is encoded by the coding sequence ATGGCAACCACTACCACGGTTCTGGTCGTCGGCGGCGGTGCGACGGGCACTGGCATCGCACGCGACCTCGCCTTGCGCGGGGTCGACGTAACGCTCGCCGAGCGCGGTGGCATCTCCAGTGGGACCTCCGGGCGCTCACACGGACTGCTCCACAGCGGTGCCCGCTACGCCGAGGCCGACCGTGTTGGCGCCGAGGAGTGTATCGCGGAGAACCGGATACTCCGCGAGATAGCCGGCGAGTGCATCCGCGATACGGGTGGGCTGTTCGTCCAGCTCGCCGAGGACGACGCCGACTACTTCGACGAGAAACGAGCCGCCTGCGAGGAGATCGGTATCGAGACCGAGCTGCTGGACGGCGACGAGGCCCGCGAGCGGGTCCCCGACCTGTCTGCGGACGCCGAACGCGCGATGTGGGTCCCCGACGGAGCCATCTACCCGTCGCGGCTCTGTGCGGCCAACGCTGCCGACGCCGAGGCCCACGGTGGGACCATCTACCCACATGGGCCACTCGAATCGCTGACCGTCGAGGACGGTCACGTGACGGGCGCCTACCTTGGCGGCCACGTCGAGGATACCATCGAACCCGACTACGTCGTCAACGCTGCCGGGGCCTGGGCGGGCAAGGTGGCGGCCATGGCCGGCCTCGACGTGGAGATGGCCCCCTCTCGCGGCGTGATGGTCTCCGTCGAGTACGACCGGCTGGGGCCGGTGTTGAACCGCTGTCGTGACCCCGACGACGGCGACATCGTCGTTCCGCACGCGAAAGAGGCGGTGCTTGGGACGACGAGTGTCTCCGTCTCGGACCCCGACGAGTTCGAGGAGGCCGAGTGGGAAGTCGAGAAATCCGTCGCGGAGTGTGCCGACATGCTGCCGCCGGTCGCCGACGCCCCGGTCGTCCGGAAGTGGTGGGGCGTCAGACCGCTGTACGCGCCCGACGAGGGCGAGGGTAATCGACGGGGCATCTCACGAGGATTCTTCACGCTCGACCACGCCGACGATGGCGTCGAGAACATGACGAGCGTCGTCGGCGGGAAGCTGACGACCTACCGGCAGATGGCCGAGGCGGCGACCGACCAGGTCTGTGCGAAACTGGGCGTCGACGCCGACTGTGCGACCGCGAACCGGCAGTTACCCGGCGCCGAGGACGCGGCTCGGCTGGACGAACTCGTCCAGTCCTACGACGGACAGGGCCCGACCGACCAGGATGTTGTCGGCGAGGGGGAGTGA
- a CDS encoding response regulator transcription factor: MQTTATEEVTVLVVDDERDVAELYTAWLGTEHDVRSAHEGSEALELVDGADVVFLDRQMPEMSGDEVLDEIETRGLDCRVVMVTAVDPDFDIIEMPFDDYLTKPVGRSDLLEMVETMQTRDSYDEQLQEYFAMASKKATLEAEKNPVELDAHEEYREVSERVEALREEADAAATEIDDFESAFRDFPSE, translated from the coding sequence GTGCAAACGACAGCAACAGAGGAAGTGACAGTTCTCGTCGTCGACGACGAACGGGACGTGGCCGAGCTTTACACGGCGTGGCTCGGTACCGAACACGACGTTCGGAGTGCCCACGAGGGGTCCGAGGCGCTTGAACTGGTCGACGGCGCCGACGTTGTGTTTCTGGACCGGCAGATGCCGGAGATGTCCGGGGACGAAGTGCTCGACGAAATCGAAACGCGCGGACTCGACTGCCGCGTGGTGATGGTCACGGCAGTCGACCCCGATTTCGATATCATCGAGATGCCCTTCGACGACTATCTGACGAAACCGGTGGGTCGGAGCGACCTGCTGGAGATGGTCGAAACGATGCAGACCCGGGACAGCTACGACGAGCAGCTACAGGAGTACTTCGCGATGGCCTCGAAGAAGGCCACCCTCGAGGCCGAGAAGAACCCAGTCGAACTCGACGCCCACGAGGAGTACCGCGAAGTAAGCGAACGGGTCGAAGCCCTCCGCGAGGAGGCCGACGCCGCCGCCACCGAAATCGACGACTTCGAATCGGCGTTCCGGGATTTCCCGAGCGAGTAG
- a CDS encoding pyridoxamine 5'-phosphate oxidase family protein — translation MVSVTGVWSREDLAAFLEDQTAPLRLGCRRPRGDLWMLSLWYRYRDGTFECATAADADVVSYLDHDTDVSFEVSTNDPPYRGVRGNGTATVTTDEEKAVLRALIERYLGGTDSDLAQRLLAPSREEVRIRIEPDRLHSWDYSERM, via the coding sequence ATGGTTTCGGTCACTGGTGTGTGGTCACGCGAGGACCTCGCCGCGTTCCTCGAGGACCAGACGGCTCCCCTGCGACTTGGCTGTCGACGGCCCCGCGGTGACCTCTGGATGCTGTCGCTGTGGTATCGCTACCGGGACGGCACCTTCGAGTGTGCGACGGCCGCCGACGCCGACGTCGTCTCGTATCTGGACCACGACACCGACGTCTCCTTCGAGGTCTCGACGAACGACCCACCCTATCGCGGCGTCAGGGGTAACGGGACGGCGACGGTCACGACCGACGAGGAGAAAGCGGTCCTGCGGGCGCTCATCGAGCGCTATCTCGGCGGGACTGACAGCGACCTCGCACAGCGACTGCTCGCTCCGTCCCGCGAGGAGGTCCGCATCCGTATCGAACCGGATCGGCTCCACTCCTGGGACTACAGCGAACGGATGTGA
- a CDS encoding ribonuclease H — MAAYGRPTLRDLFDESPTPHIAHPPRSHHRDFYIATDGSFRPHSGGPVNGDRTPTESGGLGVVIETLDGERVVRLSVPDCAPDNNVAEYRALHLGLDVLATRAPDDARVGLLIDHDQLAENVNAEVLATHGSAYDPPHGINVPPATGLHWRGIQARINGFEEVRAARIASDHNPAHPLANAPDQYDHVNAEPDRCLRPESTSSEERVPPPSRADRGEASD; from the coding sequence ATGGCCGCTTATGGCCGGCCGACGTTACGAGACCTGTTCGATGAGTCACCGACGCCGCATATCGCCCATCCGCCTCGTAGCCACCACCGCGACTTCTACATCGCTACCGATGGCTCGTTCCGACCCCACAGCGGTGGGCCGGTAAACGGCGACCGGACACCGACCGAGTCCGGCGGACTCGGCGTCGTCATCGAGACGCTCGATGGCGAGCGCGTCGTCCGACTGTCGGTGCCCGACTGTGCCCCCGACAACAACGTCGCGGAGTATCGGGCGCTCCACCTGGGGCTCGACGTCCTCGCCACACGGGCGCCCGACGACGCCCGCGTCGGGCTGCTCATCGACCACGACCAGCTGGCCGAGAACGTCAACGCCGAGGTGCTCGCGACACACGGCTCGGCGTACGACCCGCCACACGGTATCAACGTTCCGCCGGCGACGGGACTGCACTGGCGGGGCATCCAGGCCCGCATCAACGGCTTCGAAGAGGTCCGGGCCGCACGCATCGCGAGCGACCACAACCCGGCCCATCCGCTGGCAAACGCCCCCGACCAGTACGACCACGTCAACGCCGAACCGGACCGCTGTCTCCGGCCGGAGTCGACCAGTTCGGAGGAGCGGGTCCCGCCGCCCTCGCGGGCCGACCGCGGCGAGGCGTCGGACTGA